One part of the Bacillus rossius redtenbacheri isolate Brsri chromosome 18, Brsri_v3, whole genome shotgun sequence genome encodes these proteins:
- the LOC134541334 gene encoding splicing factor U2AF 35 kDa subunit isoform X2 yields the protein MAEYLASIFGTEKDKVNCSFYFKIGACRHGDRCSRIHNKPTFSQTVLLQNLYVNPQNSAKSADGSHLVANVSDEEMQEHYDNFFEDVFVECEDKYGEIEEMNVCDNLGDHLVGNVYIKFRREEDAEKAVADLNNRWFGGRPVYAELSPVTDFREACCRQYEMGECTRSGFCNFMHLKPISRELRRYLYSRRRRGRRTRSRSRSRDRDGERIAGYRRSRSRSPRDRRGGGGGGGGGGDRDRDRRRSKGERRDKEREGRSGRY from the exons ATGGCCGAATATTTGGCTTCAATTTTTGGAACAGAAAAGGACAA AGTAAACTGCTCCTTTTACTTCAAAATTGGAGCATGTAGACATGGAGATCGCTGCTCAAGAATCCACAATAAACCTACTTTCAGCCAG ACAGTGCTGCTCCAGAACTTGTACGTGAATCCCCAGAACTCGGCCAAGTCGGCCGATGGCTCGCACT TGGTTGCCAATGTCTCTGATGAAGAAATGCAAGAGCATTACGATAACTTCTTTGAGGATGTGTTTGTGGAGTGCGAGGACAAG TACGGGGAGATTGAAGAGATGAATGTGTGTGATAACTTGGGAGACCACCTCGTTGGAAACGTTTACATTAAG TTCCGGCGGGAAGAAGACGCAGAGAAAGCTGTCGCCGATCTGAATAACCGTTGGTTTGGAGGGCGGCCTGTGTACGCCGAACTCAGTCCCGTGACGGATTTCCGTGAGGCTTGCTGCCGGCAGTATGAAATGGG GGAGTGCACGCGTAGCGGGTTCTGCAACTTCATGCACTTGAAGCCAATATCTCGAGAGTTGCGTCGGTACTTGTACAGTCGCCGGAGGCGGGGCAGGAG GACGCGCTCGCGATCTCGCAGCCGCGACCGTGACGGTGAGAGGATTGCCGGCTACCGTCGTTCGCGGTCCCGCTCCCCACGCGACCGCCGCGGCGGTGGTGGTGGAGGGGGCGGCGGGGGAGACCGCGACAGAGACCGCCGTCGCAGCAAGGGCGAGCGACGCGACAAGGAGAGAGAGGGCCGCTCCGGCCGATACTAG
- the LOC134541334 gene encoding splicing factor U2AF 35 kDa subunit isoform X1, producing the protein MAEYLASIFGTEKDKVNCSFYFKIGACRHGDRCSRIHNKPTFSQTVLLQNLYVNPQNSAKSADGSHLYSLSPVVANVSDEEMQEHYDNFFEDVFVECEDKYGEIEEMNVCDNLGDHLVGNVYIKFRREEDAEKAVADLNNRWFGGRPVYAELSPVTDFREACCRQYEMGECTRSGFCNFMHLKPISRELRRYLYSRRRRGRRTRSRSRSRDRDGERIAGYRRSRSRSPRDRRGGGGGGGGGGDRDRDRRRSKGERRDKEREGRSGRY; encoded by the exons ATGGCCGAATATTTGGCTTCAATTTTTGGAACAGAAAAGGACAA AGTAAACTGCTCCTTTTACTTCAAAATTGGAGCATGTAGACATGGAGATCGCTGCTCAAGAATCCACAATAAACCTACTTTCAGCCAG ACAGTGCTGCTCCAGAACTTGTACGTGAATCCCCAGAACTCGGCCAAGTCGGCCGATGGCTCGCACT TATATTCTCTGTCGCCAGTGGTTGCCAATGTCTCTGATGAAGAAATGCAAGAGCATTACGATAACTTCTTTGAGGATGTGTTTGTGGAGTGCGAGGACAAG TACGGGGAGATTGAAGAGATGAATGTGTGTGATAACTTGGGAGACCACCTCGTTGGAAACGTTTACATTAAG TTCCGGCGGGAAGAAGACGCAGAGAAAGCTGTCGCCGATCTGAATAACCGTTGGTTTGGAGGGCGGCCTGTGTACGCCGAACTCAGTCCCGTGACGGATTTCCGTGAGGCTTGCTGCCGGCAGTATGAAATGGG GGAGTGCACGCGTAGCGGGTTCTGCAACTTCATGCACTTGAAGCCAATATCTCGAGAGTTGCGTCGGTACTTGTACAGTCGCCGGAGGCGGGGCAGGAG GACGCGCTCGCGATCTCGCAGCCGCGACCGTGACGGTGAGAGGATTGCCGGCTACCGTCGTTCGCGGTCCCGCTCCCCACGCGACCGCCGCGGCGGTGGTGGTGGAGGGGGCGGCGGGGGAGACCGCGACAGAGACCGCCGTCGCAGCAAGGGCGAGCGACGCGACAAGGAGAGAGAGGGCCGCTCCGGCCGATACTAG